From Psychrobacillus sp. FSL K6-2836, a single genomic window includes:
- the ric gene encoding iron-sulfur cluster repair di-iron protein, producing MTQLSIETNVSEIVKEVPQTGDLFRKLRIDFCCGGKVPLRTAAIDQQLDPNVVLEKVKVIQSKQTEYQQLLPTSLDEKELIEHIQTKHHAYLCEELPALTPYITKVSKVHGENHPYLIRVKEIFTVLKRELIDHTDDEDNVVFPLINQFIANPTEEHAKHLKPHVLELEEEHENAGNLLKELREITDNFTPPESACGTFRLVYKRLEQLEKDTFEHIHLENNILFENVRKAI from the coding sequence ATGACTCAGTTATCCATAGAAACAAATGTTTCAGAAATTGTAAAAGAAGTACCACAAACCGGTGATTTGTTTAGAAAGCTTCGAATAGATTTTTGTTGCGGAGGGAAAGTACCTCTTAGAACTGCGGCGATAGATCAACAGTTAGATCCAAATGTGGTTCTGGAAAAAGTGAAAGTTATCCAATCGAAACAAACAGAATATCAGCAATTATTACCAACTTCTTTAGATGAGAAAGAGTTGATCGAGCATATACAAACAAAGCATCATGCTTATTTATGTGAAGAATTACCTGCTTTAACACCGTATATAACTAAAGTATCAAAAGTTCATGGAGAAAATCATCCTTATCTAATCAGAGTTAAAGAGATTTTCACCGTTTTAAAACGAGAATTAATCGATCATACGGATGACGAGGATAATGTTGTATTTCCATTAATAAATCAATTTATAGCAAACCCAACAGAAGAACATGCCAAACATCTAAAACCACATGTACTAGAATTAGAAGAGGAACATGAAAATGCAGGTAATCTACTGAAAGAACTGCGAGAAATTACAGATAATTTTACACCTCCAGAAAGTGCTTGCGGTACATTTAGATTGGTATATAAACGACTAGAACAACTTGAAAAAGACACGTTTGAACATATTCATCTAGAGAATAATATATTATTTGAAAATGTAAGGAAAGCAATCTAA